A window from Leptospira meyeri encodes these proteins:
- the sucD gene encoding succinate--CoA ligase subunit alpha, with translation MAVLVDENTRVVVQGITGKEGSFHATQMLEYGTKVVAGVTPGKGGQIWTSEFGKTAPVRNTIKDAMKEDGANAAVIFVPPPFAADAILEGIFAEIPLVVCITEGIPTHDMLKVYSVLRNSKTKLVGPNCPGVINPRYNVKMGIMPGFIHTPGNIGIVSRSGTLTYESVASLTAAGLGQSTCIGIGGDPVPGMNHVEAVRLLNEDPDTEGIVMIGEIGGTSEEEAAAYIKAHVKKPVVGFIAGQTAPPGKRMGHAGAIISGGMGTATSKIAAMKDAGVSICAHIGEVGDKMKAALKK, from the coding sequence ATGGCTGTATTAGTAGATGAAAATACAAGAGTAGTCGTCCAGGGGATCACCGGTAAGGAAGGATCCTTTCATGCGACTCAAATGTTGGAATATGGTACAAAGGTAGTGGCAGGAGTGACTCCAGGGAAAGGTGGCCAAATCTGGACATCTGAATTTGGAAAAACGGCTCCGGTTCGTAACACAATCAAAGACGCAATGAAAGAAGACGGTGCCAATGCAGCTGTAATCTTTGTTCCGCCTCCATTTGCTGCGGATGCAATTTTAGAAGGAATTTTTGCTGAGATCCCACTTGTGGTTTGTATTACAGAAGGTATCCCTACTCACGATATGCTCAAAGTATATAGTGTTCTTAGAAATTCTAAAACCAAGTTAGTTGGACCAAACTGCCCAGGAGTCATTAACCCTCGTTACAATGTAAAGATGGGAATTATGCCAGGATTTATCCACACTCCAGGAAACATTGGAATCGTTTCTCGTTCCGGAACATTGACCTATGAGTCCGTTGCCTCTCTTACGGCAGCAGGTCTTGGCCAATCTACTTGTATCGGTATCGGGGGAGACCCAGTTCCAGGGATGAACCACGTAGAAGCAGTTCGCCTTTTAAATGAAGATCCAGATACAGAGGGCATTGTGATGATTGGTGAGATCGGTGGAACTTCTGAAGAAGAAGCTGCTGCTTACATCAAAGCTCATGTCAAAAAACCAGTGGTTGGTTTTATCGCCGGCCAAACAGCTCCTCCAGGAAAACGTATGGGCCACGCCGGTGCGATCATTTCTGGTGGAATGGGAACTGCCACTTCAAAAATTGCGGCAATGAAAGACGCTGGCGTCAGCATTTGCGCTCATATTGGTGAAGTTGGCGATAAAATGAAGGCTGCCCTTAAAAAATAA